A window of the Thalassoglobus sp. JC818 genome harbors these coding sequences:
- the yajC gene encoding preprotein translocase subunit YajC: MSTLTIPFLILAADAADQPEVSPMWQMLLLFGPPLLLLFFMQTIFGKSEAKEKARRDEMVTALKKNDQIVTIGGILGTVVSVAEDKQSVTIKVDDNTRLKFQASAIREVVSRDSKDSEKS, from the coding sequence ATGTCGACACTGACCATTCCATTTTTGATCCTGGCAGCAGATGCAGCTGACCAACCAGAAGTCAGTCCGATGTGGCAAATGTTGTTGTTGTTCGGACCTCCTCTGCTGCTTCTTTTTTTCATGCAAACCATTTTTGGGAAAAGTGAAGCAAAAGAAAAAGCTCGTCGCGACGAAATGGTTACTGCACTGAAGAAGAATGACCAGATCGTCACGATTGGCGGCATCCTGGGAACTGTTGTTTCGGTTGCCGAAGACAAACAGAGTGTCACGATCAAAGTCGATGACAATACACGTTTGAAATTCCAGGCCAGTGCGATCCGAGAAGTGGTTTCTCGAGACAGCAAGGATTCGGAGAAGTCGTGA
- the fusA gene encoding elongation factor G → MPGPIEKLRNIGIVAHIDAGKTTTTERILYYAGATHRMGNVDDGNTETDFDPEEAKRGITIYSAAVTCRWKDCTINLIDTPGHVDFTAEVQRSLRVLDGAVVVFSAVEGVEAQSETVWRQADEYKVPRLCFINKMDRIGANFENVLGQIRKRLGGNPLPLYLPIGSEHDFLGIVDLIGRKALYFDSESQGKNITEGEIPDDLKDQAAEFRQKLVETIAERDESAMETYFEEGDLPEETIHKLLREATLAGEIQPTFTGSALDFVGVQPILDGVNRYLPSPLDVPPVRGINPKPKKNESTEITRGPSNDEPLAALIFKIVADKHADLCFVRVYSGVLKSGTRLLNPRTGKKEFCSQIWHIQADQREKIEIDLVEAGDICGVIGPKDIVTGDTLCPTTDPILLESIHFPETVISMAVEPDTSADKKKLEDALVRLGRQDPTFKAQISEDTGQTIISGMGELHLEVLKERMHRDFNLNVRVHKPRVSYRETVKHPAEAHEEFNRSNQGESHFASVTVSVEPFEGESPILVTSRVPVGSIPAEYEKIAREAVFESAQSGGVLGYPLMKVRFVILSVGYREGETNEEALRSAAAHAVQSALSKAEIALLEPIMKLEVVTPSDFVGNIQADLNQRHAKIFGSEIRGHLTALQAEVPLANMFGYSSHVRSLSQGRASFSMEPMKYDLAPQSVLNEMLG, encoded by the coding sequence ATGCCAGGCCCCATTGAAAAACTTCGAAACATCGGGATCGTGGCGCACATTGATGCCGGAAAGACGACCACGACAGAGCGCATTCTGTATTACGCAGGTGCCACTCACCGTATGGGGAACGTCGACGACGGAAACACCGAGACCGACTTCGATCCGGAAGAAGCCAAACGCGGAATTACGATCTATTCCGCAGCTGTGACCTGTCGCTGGAAAGATTGCACGATCAATCTGATCGACACTCCCGGTCACGTCGACTTTACAGCCGAGGTGCAGCGAAGCCTTCGCGTCCTCGATGGAGCTGTCGTTGTTTTCAGTGCAGTCGAAGGTGTCGAAGCACAGAGTGAAACGGTCTGGCGACAAGCTGACGAGTACAAAGTCCCGCGTCTTTGCTTCATCAATAAGATGGATCGCATCGGGGCAAACTTCGAGAACGTTCTGGGCCAAATTCGGAAACGCCTCGGCGGCAATCCGCTTCCGCTCTATCTCCCGATCGGTTCTGAGCACGACTTCCTCGGCATCGTCGATCTGATCGGCCGCAAAGCTCTTTACTTCGACTCGGAGTCTCAAGGAAAGAATATCACCGAAGGTGAGATTCCCGACGATCTTAAGGACCAGGCAGCAGAGTTTCGACAGAAGCTGGTCGAAACCATCGCCGAACGCGACGAATCTGCGATGGAAACCTACTTCGAAGAAGGGGACCTCCCGGAAGAAACGATTCACAAACTGTTGCGAGAAGCGACTCTTGCTGGTGAAATTCAGCCAACGTTTACCGGGTCTGCTCTCGATTTCGTCGGCGTTCAGCCAATTCTGGACGGAGTCAATCGCTATCTCCCCAGTCCGCTCGACGTTCCCCCTGTTCGCGGGATCAATCCAAAGCCCAAGAAAAACGAGTCGACGGAAATCACCCGTGGACCTTCAAACGATGAGCCGCTGGCCGCGTTGATCTTTAAGATCGTCGCTGACAAGCACGCGGACTTGTGCTTCGTCCGGGTATATTCGGGTGTCTTGAAATCCGGAACACGTTTGCTGAATCCTCGCACCGGAAAGAAGGAATTCTGCAGCCAGATCTGGCACATTCAGGCGGATCAGCGAGAGAAAATCGAGATCGATCTCGTCGAAGCGGGGGACATCTGCGGAGTCATCGGCCCCAAAGACATCGTGACCGGCGACACATTGTGTCCGACGACCGACCCGATTCTGTTGGAGTCGATCCACTTTCCGGAAACGGTCATCTCGATGGCGGTCGAGCCAGACACGAGTGCTGACAAGAAGAAGCTGGAAGACGCACTGGTTCGGCTGGGTCGTCAAGATCCAACGTTCAAAGCCCAAATCAGCGAAGACACCGGGCAGACGATCATCAGCGGGATGGGCGAGCTTCACCTTGAAGTCCTGAAGGAGCGAATGCATCGAGATTTCAATCTCAATGTCCGCGTTCACAAGCCGCGCGTCTCCTATCGGGAAACGGTCAAACATCCAGCTGAAGCGCATGAAGAATTCAACCGCAGCAATCAGGGTGAATCGCACTTTGCGAGCGTAACGGTCAGCGTGGAGCCATTTGAAGGCGAGAGCCCGATCCTTGTCACGTCACGTGTTCCGGTCGGATCGATTCCAGCAGAGTACGAAAAGATCGCTCGGGAAGCGGTGTTCGAATCGGCTCAATCGGGTGGAGTGCTCGGCTATCCATTGATGAAAGTTCGTTTCGTCATTCTCTCCGTCGGTTACCGCGAAGGTGAAACGAACGAAGAGGCACTTCGATCCGCAGCAGCCCATGCTGTCCAGTCGGCTCTCAGTAAAGCGGAAATCGCATTGCTCGAGCCGATCATGAAACTTGAGGTTGTGACTCCTTCGGACTTTGTCGGCAACATTCAGGCAGACCTGAATCAACGTCATGCGAAGATCTTCGGCAGCGAAATTCGCGGTCATCTCACTGCCCTGCAAGCTGAAGTTCCGCTGGCGAACATGTTCGGCTACTCGTCTCATGTGCGAAGCCTTTCGCAGGGCCGCGCTTCATTCTCGATGGAGCCGATGAAATATGATCTGGCCCCGCAGTCTGTCTTGAACGAAATGCTTGGCTGA
- the secD gene encoding protein translocase subunit SecD: protein MSPLNLDLLLFAQTSITTAEGTAEAAEAAEVSSAMGWGVFLIVVAALVIPFVVGSLLATALNLKSLSTRISLVLLAITLAVSPFIITKAEGKPFKDAIDLGIDLAGGTNMVFMVDRKAAEAEGKVIDDELMNKMVEKVKQRVNPTGTEEVTVRRVGSDRIEVIVPGADQEKVEQVKRDIITLGDLEFALLANSVNHQDIIALGDNVGEGERVFRDGKLIAMWRRPALDADGVQKVTGGDRVRSRILTAEDGTPLTDSAGQPLREFLVVVDPDPAKRITGRYLVSVREEITEKGLAVGFTFNPQGGYLFGQVTARNRPQEGEGFYSHLAVLLDGQIHSAPTINAVITTTGVIEGRFTEEEVENLLGVLNAGALEVPLVSEPVTEFTISALLGEEVQKKGFLAIGIALAAVFIFTLVYYLKSGFVADVCLAINILLVLGAMSLIDATFTLPGLAGLVLTIGMAVDANVLIFERMREEQARGSSIRMSIKNGFEKAFSTIFDANITTLLTAVVLYYIGTDQIKGFAVTLFIGILTSMFSALYIGRLIFEIAEQKRWLTDLKMMSLINAEGINFLGKKQIAAAASVLVILVGLTAVGMRGSDNLDIDFRGGSMVTFGFEGEAPETEEVRELLAPQFEDGITLEQLSVTEGGESRKLFRLRTVVDETAVVSQKIKEAFADSAFRLVQQSVRYEDPVEIVVEEGSEDELMAGGYETTVVLSESMTPAALAEEAFDSLSSIKELAGVDVEETVVARSLNPDEPKSNEIRLMFGPSVPVEDVNSALSNMKEDLEKDPHFEEVNSFAQSVTGDAKWAAITAMVISLLMIVAYLWIRFQRVTFGVAACAALIHDVLVVLGLVAIGAYLSGTPLRSILMLEDFKINLPIIAAFLTIVGYSLNDTIVVFDRIREVRGRNPALTESMVNASLNQTLSRTILTSLTTLIVVLILYVMGGEGIHGFAYCLILGILVGTYSSIYVASPVLVWLMNRQQKKVAST from the coding sequence ATGAGTCCGTTGAATCTAGACTTGTTGCTATTCGCTCAGACGAGCATCACCACCGCTGAGGGCACTGCTGAGGCCGCTGAAGCTGCTGAGGTTAGTTCGGCAATGGGTTGGGGTGTTTTTCTCATCGTTGTCGCTGCCTTGGTGATCCCGTTCGTGGTTGGAAGCCTGTTGGCAACCGCCTTGAACCTCAAATCACTCTCGACACGCATCAGCCTTGTATTGCTGGCCATCACGTTGGCGGTGAGCCCGTTCATCATCACAAAAGCTGAAGGCAAGCCCTTCAAAGATGCGATTGATCTCGGGATCGACCTGGCCGGTGGAACCAACATGGTTTTCATGGTCGATAGAAAAGCTGCCGAAGCTGAGGGCAAGGTCATCGACGATGAGTTGATGAACAAGATGGTCGAAAAGGTCAAACAGCGTGTGAATCCGACCGGAACCGAAGAAGTGACCGTGCGGCGAGTCGGTTCTGACCGCATTGAAGTCATCGTTCCAGGTGCCGATCAAGAAAAAGTCGAGCAAGTTAAACGCGACATTATTACTCTCGGAGATCTTGAGTTTGCGTTGCTCGCGAATTCGGTGAATCACCAGGACATCATCGCCCTCGGGGACAACGTTGGCGAAGGCGAAAGGGTGTTTCGTGATGGCAAACTCATTGCCATGTGGCGCCGCCCTGCACTGGACGCCGACGGCGTTCAGAAAGTCACAGGCGGAGATCGTGTTCGAAGCCGGATCTTGACCGCCGAAGATGGGACTCCGCTCACCGATTCCGCTGGCCAACCGCTTCGCGAGTTTCTCGTTGTGGTTGATCCCGATCCTGCGAAACGAATCACTGGTCGTTATCTGGTGAGCGTTCGTGAGGAAATTACCGAAAAAGGTCTGGCGGTCGGATTTACGTTCAATCCACAAGGTGGTTATCTGTTTGGACAAGTGACTGCTCGAAATCGTCCTCAGGAAGGCGAAGGCTTCTACAGTCATCTTGCCGTTTTGCTGGACGGTCAAATCCACTCCGCTCCGACGATCAATGCTGTGATCACAACAACTGGTGTGATCGAAGGTCGCTTCACCGAGGAAGAAGTGGAAAATCTTCTCGGCGTGCTAAATGCTGGTGCTCTGGAAGTTCCACTGGTTTCCGAACCTGTGACGGAATTTACGATCAGTGCTCTGCTCGGTGAAGAAGTCCAGAAGAAGGGCTTCCTGGCGATTGGAATTGCTCTCGCTGCCGTCTTCATCTTTACGTTGGTGTACTACCTGAAATCGGGATTTGTGGCTGATGTCTGTTTGGCCATCAACATCCTGCTCGTTCTCGGAGCGATGTCGCTGATCGATGCAACCTTCACACTTCCCGGACTGGCTGGGCTTGTGTTGACGATCGGTATGGCGGTCGATGCCAACGTTCTGATCTTCGAGAGAATGCGGGAAGAACAAGCGCGTGGCTCAAGCATTCGCATGTCGATCAAGAACGGCTTCGAAAAAGCCTTCTCGACGATTTTCGATGCCAACATTACTACCTTGCTGACAGCGGTTGTGCTGTATTACATCGGAACCGATCAGATCAAAGGTTTCGCGGTGACTCTGTTCATCGGAATTCTGACCAGTATGTTCAGTGCGCTCTATATCGGCCGCCTGATCTTCGAAATTGCGGAACAGAAACGATGGCTCACTGATCTGAAAATGATGAGCCTGATCAACGCGGAAGGCATCAACTTCCTCGGCAAGAAACAGATTGCAGCAGCCGCTTCGGTACTGGTCATTCTCGTTGGTTTGACCGCCGTCGGAATGCGTGGTTCGGACAATCTGGATATTGATTTCCGCGGGGGATCGATGGTCACCTTCGGTTTCGAAGGCGAAGCTCCGGAGACTGAAGAAGTCCGTGAACTTCTGGCTCCACAATTCGAAGATGGGATCACGCTGGAGCAACTCTCCGTCACTGAAGGTGGAGAATCACGCAAGCTGTTCCGACTTCGAACTGTTGTTGATGAAACCGCCGTCGTGAGTCAGAAAATCAAAGAAGCTTTCGCAGATTCTGCGTTCCGTCTGGTTCAGCAATCGGTTCGCTATGAAGATCCAGTCGAAATTGTGGTCGAGGAAGGCTCAGAAGATGAACTGATGGCTGGCGGTTACGAAACGACTGTCGTCCTCTCAGAGAGTATGACACCGGCCGCACTCGCAGAAGAAGCCTTCGATTCACTGTCAAGCATCAAAGAACTGGCTGGAGTGGACGTCGAAGAGACTGTCGTCGCACGGTCATTGAACCCGGATGAGCCGAAGTCGAATGAAATCCGGCTGATGTTCGGTCCGTCTGTACCAGTTGAAGACGTCAATTCAGCGTTGAGCAACATGAAAGAAGACCTTGAGAAAGATCCGCACTTCGAGGAAGTGAACTCATTTGCTCAGTCTGTGACAGGCGACGCCAAATGGGCTGCCATCACAGCGATGGTCATCAGCCTGTTGATGATTGTGGCTTACCTGTGGATTCGCTTCCAACGTGTCACGTTCGGAGTGGCTGCCTGTGCCGCACTGATTCACGACGTCCTTGTGGTGCTGGGACTCGTAGCAATTGGGGCTTACCTGAGCGGAACGCCTCTGCGGTCGATCCTGATGCTTGAAGACTTCAAGATCAACCTTCCGATCATCGCAGCATTCCTGACCATCGTTGGTTACTCGCTGAACGACACAATCGTCGTGTTTGACCGAATTCGTGAGGTTCGAGGACGAAATCCTGCACTGACCGAATCGATGGTCAATGCGAGCCTCAATCAAACACTTTCGCGAACGATTCTGACCTCGCTGACGACGCTGATCGTCGTTCTCATCCTGTATGTGATGGGTGGGGAAGGAATTCATGGGTTCGCGTACTGTTTGATCCTTGGAATTCTTGTCGGTACTTACAGCTCCATCTACGTGGCGAGCCCGGTTCTCGTCTGGTTGATGAACCGACAGCAGAAGAAAGTTGCTTCCACCTAA
- the rpsG gene encoding 30S ribosomal protein S7 → MAKRFTASKTQLIGDPRYGSKLVSKFVNCLMHDGKKSIALGVFYDAMDEISKRLPEEEPVEVFNQAVENVKPHIEVRSKRVGGATYQVPTPVSAKRQQTLSIRWILEAARGRKGRPIAQSLADEFVSAFKREGVSITKRENVHRMAEANKAFSHFAW, encoded by the coding sequence ATGGCCAAACGGTTTACAGCCAGTAAAACACAGCTGATCGGAGATCCGAGATACGGTTCGAAGCTCGTCTCCAAGTTCGTCAACTGCCTGATGCATGACGGGAAAAAGAGCATTGCCCTCGGTGTGTTCTACGATGCCATGGACGAAATCAGCAAACGTCTGCCGGAAGAAGAGCCTGTCGAGGTCTTCAATCAGGCAGTTGAAAACGTCAAGCCACACATCGAAGTCCGGTCCAAGCGCGTCGGGGGAGCCACCTATCAGGTTCCAACTCCCGTGAGTGCGAAGCGCCAGCAGACTCTGTCGATCCGGTGGATTCTTGAAGCTGCTCGTGGACGCAAGGGCCGCCCAATCGCTCAATCGCTGGCAGACGAATTCGTCTCTGCATTCAAGCGAGAAGGCGTTTCGATCACCAAGCGTGAAAACGTTCACCGTATGGCAGAAGCGAACAAAGCGTTCTCTCACTTCGCCTGGTAA
- the tgt gene encoding tRNA guanosine(34) transglycosylase Tgt: protein MFQFHLDHTDTSSAARCGRWETPHGVVETPAFMPVGTRGSVKGVWPHQLAETGAQMILANTYHLTLRPGEKVVQELGGLHEFMGWKGPILTDSGGFQVFSLGALRQLDDDRVVFKSHIDGSILDLTPARAMQIQEDLGADCIMCLDECPPHDAPVSKLEEAVARTTRWAQICRETHKRADQALFGIVQGGIHPQLRERSAEGLLKLDFPGYAVGGLSVGESPDEMYQTLDFTTPMLPEEKPRYLMGVGRPIDVIEGVLRGIDLFDCVMPTRNARNATAFTSRGTVKMRNLKHQTDREPLDSECDCATCQQFSRGFLRHLFTVGEMLGPMLLSVHNLRFYQKVVTELRSAIKSNSAQEFRREHLARMGDGP from the coding sequence ATGTTCCAGTTTCACCTCGATCACACCGACACAAGCTCTGCCGCACGGTGTGGTCGCTGGGAAACTCCTCACGGAGTGGTCGAAACCCCGGCTTTTATGCCCGTGGGAACGCGTGGAAGCGTCAAAGGCGTCTGGCCGCACCAGTTGGCTGAAACTGGTGCGCAGATGATTCTAGCGAACACCTATCATCTCACTCTTCGACCCGGCGAGAAAGTTGTGCAGGAACTTGGAGGCCTTCACGAGTTCATGGGCTGGAAAGGCCCCATCCTGACCGACAGCGGCGGCTTTCAGGTTTTCAGCCTCGGTGCTCTGCGGCAACTCGACGATGATCGTGTCGTGTTCAAGTCTCACATCGATGGCAGTATTCTGGACCTTACGCCAGCCCGAGCGATGCAGATTCAGGAGGATCTCGGGGCGGATTGCATCATGTGCCTCGACGAATGTCCGCCCCACGATGCCCCGGTTTCGAAACTCGAAGAAGCGGTGGCCAGAACGACGCGATGGGCCCAAATTTGTCGCGAAACCCACAAACGAGCCGATCAGGCTTTGTTCGGAATTGTTCAGGGCGGAATTCACCCTCAACTTCGGGAACGGTCCGCCGAAGGCCTACTGAAACTCGATTTTCCCGGCTACGCCGTGGGTGGGTTGTCCGTGGGGGAGTCGCCTGACGAGATGTATCAGACTCTCGATTTCACGACGCCCATGCTTCCGGAAGAGAAGCCACGCTACCTGATGGGAGTCGGCCGCCCCATCGATGTTATCGAAGGCGTTTTACGCGGCATTGATCTGTTTGACTGCGTCATGCCCACGCGAAATGCCCGCAATGCGACTGCGTTCACGAGTCGCGGAACGGTCAAAATGCGAAACTTGAAGCATCAAACCGATCGCGAGCCGCTCGACAGTGAATGCGACTGTGCGACGTGCCAGCAGTTCAGCCGCGGATTCCTTCGCCATTTGTTCACCGTCGGCGAAATGCTCGGCCCGATGCTCCTCTCAGTCCACAATCTGAGGTTCTACCAGAAGGTTGTCACGGAGTTACGGTCCGCAATTAAGTCAAACTCAGCCCAAGAGTTTCGACGTGAACATCTTGCTCGGATGGGGGACGGTCCCTAA